AGATGGAGGCTGTTGCTAATTGTTTCAGCAAGTTGATTGACCTGGTCTAATGGAGTTCCACCACGGCTGGGATCACCATCCAGACTCAGTTGAATAAAACACGGAAGCACTTTTGAGGTACGGTCGCCTCGTTCTAGGGCAAGCCCCACTCCCCTATTGAGTGCTTCTGCAATTTTTTCGCTATCCACAGAGTGCACCGCCGCTGCCCACCGTGCAATTGAGTTGGCCTTTTTTGATTGGATTTGGCCAATCATATGAAAATCCATCTCAGGTAATTCTAGAGCTTTGGCGCGTGCTTCTTGTTCCCTGTTTTCTCCCACAGCGGTTACACCGAGATCATGGAGGATCTTGATGTCTTCAACTGGATGAAATTTGGTCACCGGCAATAGACGTACACTGCCTGCGGCACGGTTGAACTCGTTGAGGGTCGCGTCGATACGCGTTTGTACCTGCTGCAGCCTAGCCTGCAGCTCTTCGCGGCGCTCCATTTTAAGCCTCCTTCGGTAGCCAGACCACACCGGCTTGGCGTCCGGTGGTGCCTTCACGGCGATAGGAAAATAGATCTTCATCCTCAATGGTGCAGCGAGGATCCGAATCGATCAGCTGCACACCCAGGCTGAGCATCTGTCGTAACAGACCAGCCCGGATATCTAGACCTGTCGTGCCCTTGGTCGTGCGAGCAATTGAACCTGGAAGCTTAGCTTCCACATCGCGCGCCATGGCCTCAGGTACCTCATAGTGCGCACCTGAGGCCGCAGCACCCATGAGCGCATGAATTTTACTGGGTGTGGCACCTAACTCCACCATCGTGGCAATCGTCTTCGCCACGATGCCGTTGCGCGCGCCCATGCGAC
Above is a genomic segment from Corynebacterium suranareeae containing:
- a CDS encoding YggS family pyridoxal phosphate-dependent enzyme; amino-acid sequence: MERREELQARLQQVQTRIDATLNEFNRAAGSVRLLPVTKFHPVEDIKILHDLGVTAVGENREQEARAKALELPEMDFHMIGQIQSKKANSIARWAAAVHSVDSEKIAEALNRGVGLALERGDRTSKVLPCFIQLSLDGDPSRGGTPLDQVNQLAETISNSLHLRFEGLMCVPPLGWDAENAFSQARDVLSGLEEHFDRSLEFSAGMSGDLVAAIKHGSTIVRVGTEILGNRPLA